The proteins below come from a single uncultured Carboxylicivirga sp. genomic window:
- a CDS encoding NAD kinase: MKIAVFGKQFNKSFYDSCVLLFDVLKRNQIEVVIYRPFYEFLLSQVNMQPEVTGFFDATSGMPKVDQVFSIGGDGTFLEAVSFVRNTGIPIVGINSGRLGFLADVSQDQMEDTIINIVNGEYEIHQLDLLTLETDGRFFKDNPYALNELSVVKRDSSSMITIHTYINNEFVNSYWADGLIIATSTGSTAYSLSVGGPIIHPDADNFVITPIAPHNLTVRPMVVPNNVEITLKVEGRDTKFLAALDSRSEVFEDSVHLKVKKADFSINVIKLPDYSFFTTLRNKLMWGLDRRN, from the coding sequence ATGAAGATCGCTGTTTTTGGAAAGCAATTTAATAAATCATTCTACGATTCGTGTGTATTGCTTTTTGATGTATTAAAGAGAAATCAAATAGAGGTTGTGATTTATAGGCCCTTTTACGAGTTTCTTTTATCGCAGGTAAATATGCAACCCGAGGTTACTGGATTTTTCGATGCTACATCGGGAATGCCAAAAGTAGATCAGGTATTTAGTATTGGTGGCGATGGCACTTTCCTAGAAGCAGTTAGTTTTGTTCGTAATACTGGTATTCCTATTGTGGGTATTAACAGTGGAAGGTTAGGTTTTTTGGCTGATGTTTCGCAGGATCAAATGGAAGATACAATCATTAATATCGTAAACGGAGAGTATGAAATTCATCAACTCGATTTATTGACGCTCGAGACCGATGGACGATTCTTTAAAGATAATCCTTATGCCTTAAACGAATTGTCAGTTGTAAAACGTGATAGTTCTTCAATGATTACCATTCATACATATATAAATAATGAGTTTGTCAACTCCTATTGGGCTGATGGATTAATTATTGCAACATCTACTGGATCAACTGCTTATTCTTTAAGCGTTGGTGGACCTATTATCCATCCTGATGCCGATAATTTCGTTATTACACCAATTGCACCACATAATTTAACGGTTCGTCCGATGGTAGTACCTAATAATGTGGAAATCACTTTAAAGGTAGAGGGACGAGATACTAAATTTTTAGCAGCGCTTGATTCGCGGAGTGAGGTTTTTGAAGATTCCGTCCATCTTAAAGTAAAAAAAGCAGATTTTAGTATTAATGTCATCAAACTTCCTGATTATTCCTTTTTTACTACACTCCGTAATAAGTTAATGTGGGGTCTTGATCGCCGGAATTAA
- a CDS encoding POTRA domain-containing protein, protein MQVDEGDRSVLVILLLIILTTYSFEAYGRELKTNGEEINTEDSVLVRQVIITGNKVTKPRVILNELEFKTGDRIKSNLLGQLISRSRDNLLNTSLFNFVTITYSDQLDGTMVFQIKVDERWYWWVFPIFEHTDRNLSSFLASGDWSRMNYGIYLKRDNFRGRKELLKVRFKTGFSTQFTLRFDSPEYKRKTGWGAEITGKAFNKVPYATIDNQPVFMTINNDLAQFYLKAALNYGIRSNLYHRHKLELTYEDYNVSDSIVEFNPNYLTKGDARMEYLSLSYNYEFDKRDSKIYPLQGTALNITASKIGLGLVNSKLNDWSLKAHFQQYAELGSRLHWGGEFVGRLGSSDELPYVLNQGIGYKGFMNGYELYVLDGVRNAMVQNKLIFTLMEPKVKSIGFMPLTQFAKVHYAFYLKAFFDNGYAWQNNADVTNDMVNSWQYGYGVGLDFVTFYDKVFSFNYSINKLGYHGFFVHFNLEM, encoded by the coding sequence ATGCAAGTAGATGAAGGTGATAGGTCGGTACTGGTAATTTTATTGCTTATTATACTGACAACGTATTCATTTGAAGCTTATGGGCGGGAGCTAAAAACGAATGGCGAAGAAATAAATACAGAAGATAGTGTCCTTGTTAGACAAGTAATTATTACTGGTAACAAGGTAACCAAGCCACGTGTCATCCTTAATGAATTAGAGTTTAAAACTGGTGATAGAATTAAATCAAATCTATTAGGGCAACTCATTAGTCGTAGCAGAGATAATCTCTTAAATACATCCCTTTTTAATTTCGTTACAATAACATATAGCGACCAATTAGATGGTACTATGGTGTTTCAAATAAAGGTTGATGAACGATGGTATTGGTGGGTTTTTCCAATTTTTGAACATACCGATAGAAATCTGAGTTCTTTTTTGGCTAGTGGCGATTGGTCTCGAATGAATTACGGAATCTACTTAAAACGAGATAATTTTAGAGGTCGTAAGGAGTTATTGAAAGTTCGGTTTAAAACTGGCTTTTCCACTCAATTTACTCTAAGGTTCGATTCTCCTGAATATAAACGAAAAACAGGATGGGGAGCTGAAATTACAGGTAAAGCTTTTAACAAAGTGCCCTATGCAACTATTGATAATCAGCCTGTGTTTATGACTATTAATAATGATTTGGCTCAGTTTTATTTAAAGGCAGCATTGAATTATGGCATTCGAAGTAATTTATATCACCGTCATAAATTGGAACTTACTTACGAAGACTATAATGTATCAGATTCTATTGTAGAATTTAACCCAAACTACCTAACAAAAGGAGATGCAAGAATGGAGTATCTGAGCCTCTCCTATAATTATGAGTTTGATAAACGTGATTCTAAGATATATCCACTACAAGGAACAGCCTTGAATATTACTGCTTCCAAAATTGGACTGGGCTTGGTTAACTCGAAATTAAATGATTGGAGTTTAAAAGCCCATTTTCAGCAATATGCTGAGTTGGGGTCACGCCTGCATTGGGGAGGGGAGTTCGTTGGCAGATTAGGGAGTAGTGATGAGCTTCCATATGTTTTGAATCAAGGTATAGGCTATAAGGGTTTTATGAATGGTTATGAGCTTTATGTACTTGATGGTGTACGAAATGCGATGGTTCAAAATAAACTTATTTTCACCCTAATGGAGCCTAAAGTGAAGTCAATCGGTTTTATGCCCTTAACTCAATTTGCAAAGGTTCATTATGCCTTTTATCTAAAGGCATTTTTTGATAATGGATATGCATGGCAAAACAATGCTGATGTAACAAACGATATGGTCAACAGTTGGCAGTATGGTTATGGTGTTGGTCTTGATTTTGTGACTTTTTACGATAAAGTATTTAGCTTCAATTATTCGATTAACAAACTGGGATATCATGGTTTTTTTGTTCACTTTAATCTCGAAATGTAA
- a CDS encoding CBS domain-containing protein — protein MLAKELISDVVPSLKTSDTGLDAINWMEVFRVSQLPIVNNKSFLGLISDVDIYDLNKADQPLGNHTLSYAKPYVYDYQHIYDVIELASRLQLTVVPVLNANEEYLGLITQSQLLQRFADLIAAHTPGGIVELELQMRDYSLSEIARIVEDADAKILSLYVTQVGTEDSYSISIKLNRTDLDPVLNAFDRYGYQVKTTYVDNDSYDETVKKNYDSLMKYLSM, from the coding sequence ATGTTGGCAAAAGAATTAATATCAGATGTGGTTCCTTCGCTTAAAACTTCCGATACCGGATTAGATGCAATTAACTGGATGGAGGTATTTAGGGTGTCGCAATTACCTATTGTTAATAACAAGTCGTTTTTGGGTCTTATTTCTGATGTTGATATCTATGATTTAAATAAGGCAGATCAACCCTTAGGCAATCATACCTTATCGTATGCTAAGCCTTATGTGTACGATTATCAGCACATTTATGATGTGATAGAGTTGGCGTCGCGATTGCAACTCACAGTTGTACCTGTTTTAAATGCCAATGAGGAGTATTTGGGATTAATAACGCAAAGCCAGCTGTTACAGCGTTTTGCTGATTTGATAGCAGCTCATACTCCTGGTGGAATTGTGGAATTAGAGCTTCAGATGCGCGATTATTCTTTATCTGAGATTGCTCGGATAGTAGAAGATGCCGATGCAAAAATATTAAGCTTGTATGTAACTCAAGTGGGGACAGAAGATAGTTATTCTATATCTATTAAGTTGAATCGAACCGATTTAGATCCTGTTTTAAATGCATTTGATAGATATGGATATCAGGTTAAAACAACGTATGTTGATAATGATTCGTATGATGAAACTGTTAAGAAAAACTACGATTCACTTATGAAATATTTGAGTATGTGA
- a CDS encoding pyridoxine 5'-phosphate synthase, with translation MTKLSVNINKIATIRNSRGGNMPNVLKAAVDVQQFGGEGVTVHPRPDERHIRYQDVIDIRPVITTEFNIEGYPSKEFIDLVLKVKPHQVTLVPDPPEALTSNAGWDTVNNMEFLQDIIGRFSEAGVRTSIFIDTDLENINNAVKTGTDRIELYTEPYATNYPKNKEAAIAPFVEAANLANKIGLKINAGHDLSLENLQYFNEKIPFLKEVSIGHALICDALYYGLERTIHMYKELLVK, from the coding sequence ATGACAAAGCTGAGCGTTAATATTAACAAAATTGCTACCATAAGAAATTCTCGTGGTGGTAACATGCCAAACGTACTAAAAGCAGCTGTAGACGTACAGCAATTTGGAGGAGAAGGAGTAACCGTTCATCCACGCCCTGACGAGCGACACATTCGTTATCAGGATGTTATTGACATTCGCCCAGTCATTACAACTGAGTTTAATATCGAAGGCTATCCATCGAAAGAATTTATTGATTTAGTACTAAAAGTAAAACCCCATCAAGTAACACTTGTACCTGATCCCCCAGAAGCACTTACTTCAAATGCTGGATGGGATACTGTAAATAACATGGAATTTTTACAAGATATAATCGGACGATTTAGTGAAGCTGGAGTTCGCACATCAATCTTTATCGATACTGATTTAGAAAATATTAACAATGCAGTCAAAACAGGTACCGATCGCATTGAGCTATATACCGAGCCTTATGCAACTAATTATCCAAAAAATAAGGAAGCAGCCATAGCCCCTTTTGTTGAAGCGGCTAATCTTGCCAATAAAATAGGATTAAAAATAAATGCAGGTCACGACTTAAGCCTTGAAAATCTTCAATACTTCAACGAAAAAATACCTTTCTTAAAAGAAGTATCGATAGGTCATGCTTTAATTTGCGATGCCTTATATTACGGTTTAGAACGAACAATTCACATGTATAAAGAGTTATTGGTAAAATAA
- a CDS encoding alpha/beta fold hydrolase — translation MKLFYREYGSQGPILIILHGLYGSSDNWVSIARMLQNDYHVYLIDQRNHGQSPHSLEMNYEVMANDLFEFFQDKGIEKAHLAGHSMGGKTVMRFALNHPDLIDKLIVLDIAPKSYASYSNYGEITNNHALIIDSLLKINYENAQSRTDIDKQLAQYLPSKTLRQFLLKNMERTKDGNYHWKLNIPVLRDNLENIMNGFDDVDPETNHINTPTIVIRGEKSGYVKDEDTLIIHKYFKQAEVVTLPNAGHWLHAEQPELLVKTLAYFLLD, via the coding sequence ATGAAACTCTTTTACAGAGAATACGGATCACAAGGCCCCATACTTATCATTTTGCATGGTTTGTATGGGTCTTCTGATAATTGGGTAAGCATTGCCCGCATGTTACAAAACGATTACCACGTATATCTTATCGATCAACGTAATCATGGTCAGTCACCACATAGTTTAGAAATGAATTATGAGGTAATGGCGAATGATCTTTTTGAGTTTTTTCAAGATAAAGGAATAGAAAAAGCACATCTTGCTGGTCACTCCATGGGAGGTAAAACCGTAATGAGGTTTGCACTTAATCATCCCGATTTAATTGATAAGTTAATCGTATTGGATATTGCTCCTAAATCATACGCCTCTTATAGTAACTATGGAGAAATCACCAACAACCATGCATTGATTATTGACTCTCTGCTAAAAATCAATTACGAAAATGCCCAAAGTCGTACTGATATTGATAAACAGTTAGCTCAATATCTCCCATCAAAAACGTTGCGTCAGTTTTTATTGAAAAACATGGAACGCACAAAAGATGGTAATTATCACTGGAAGTTGAATATTCCCGTTTTAAGAGATAATCTTGAGAACATTATGAATGGTTTTGATGATGTTGATCCCGAAACAAATCATATTAACACACCAACAATTGTTATCAGAGGTGAAAAATCGGGCTATGTAAAGGATGAAGACACACTGATTATCCATAAATATTTCAAACAAGCCGAAGTTGTAACACTACCCAATGCCGGTCATTGGCTTCATGCCGAACAACCCGAATTACTAGTAAAAACGCTGGCTTACTTTCTACTGGATTAA
- a CDS encoding 3'-5' exonuclease: protein MLDHVRTEDILFLDIETVPDQPSFDMVKPALRDLWDKKSAYFRKDEESAGDVYERAGIYAEFGKIVCISIGVLAHRDGQRIFRLKSFAGEDEQLLLTEFKQTLEHFMSKPTRNMCGHNAKEFDFPFIARRMLIHGIKLPAVLDVAGKKPWEVKFLDTLDLWKFGDYKHYTSLNLLTTIFDIPSPKDDIDGSEVARVFYEEKDIERIARYCEKDVLATAQLFLRFKGEPLIEEDAIELAL, encoded by the coding sequence ATGCTTGACCATGTTCGTACCGAGGATATCCTGTTTTTAGATATAGAAACAGTTCCTGATCAACCTTCGTTTGATATGGTTAAGCCCGCGTTGAGGGATTTGTGGGATAAAAAATCGGCTTATTTTAGAAAAGATGAGGAAAGTGCTGGTGACGTTTATGAACGTGCTGGCATTTATGCTGAATTCGGAAAGATTGTTTGTATTTCCATTGGAGTATTAGCTCATCGAGATGGACAACGTATCTTTCGTTTAAAGTCATTTGCAGGTGAGGATGAGCAATTGTTATTGACTGAATTCAAACAAACCTTAGAGCATTTTATGTCAAAACCTACACGCAATATGTGTGGGCATAATGCCAAGGAATTTGATTTTCCATTTATTGCTCGCCGAATGTTAATTCATGGAATTAAGTTGCCTGCAGTATTAGATGTTGCAGGTAAAAAACCATGGGAAGTCAAGTTTTTAGATACACTTGATTTATGGAAATTTGGCGATTATAAACATTATACCTCGTTAAATCTGCTAACAACTATTTTTGATATTCCATCGCCCAAAGATGATATTGATGGTAGTGAAGTTGCGCGTGTTTTTTACGAAGAAAAAGATATAGAGCGCATTGCTCGCTATTGCGAAAAAGATGTATTAGCAACAGCTCAGTTATTCTTACGGTTTAAAGGAGAACCATTAATTGAGGAAGATGCTATTGAATTAGCACTTTAA
- the udk gene encoding uridine kinase — protein sequence MLIIGIAGGTGSGKTTVVRKIIERLPKDEVAVLPQDSYYKDNKHISLEERQKINFDHPNAIEFDLLYDHLAELKKGNAIEQPIYSYLTCTRSEETITVLPRDVVIVEGILILGNERLRELMDLKVFVDAEADDRLSRVIQRDIEERGRTVDKVLQRYGDTVKPMHLQFIEPTKRYADLIVPQGGNNHIAIDILTNFIERNLSCFN from the coding sequence ATGCTGATAATTGGTATTGCCGGAGGGACAGGTTCAGGAAAAACAACTGTGGTACGTAAAATCATAGAACGTTTACCTAAAGACGAGGTGGCTGTTTTGCCACAGGATTCATATTATAAAGATAATAAGCATATTTCGTTGGAAGAACGTCAAAAAATAAATTTTGACCATCCGAATGCTATTGAATTTGATTTGTTGTACGATCATTTGGCTGAATTAAAAAAGGGGAATGCAATTGAGCAGCCTATTTATTCATATTTAACATGTACGCGTTCAGAAGAAACCATTACCGTTTTACCGCGCGATGTTGTAATTGTTGAAGGAATCTTGATTCTAGGAAATGAGCGACTACGTGAATTGATGGATTTAAAAGTTTTTGTGGATGCAGAAGCTGATGATCGCTTATCAAGGGTGATCCAGCGTGATATTGAAGAGCGCGGCCGTACTGTTGATAAGGTATTACAGCGTTATGGAGATACGGTAAAACCTATGCATTTACAGTTTATTGAGCCTACTAAGCGTTATGCCGATTTGATTGTTCCGCAGGGAGGAAATAATCATATTGCTATCGATATTTTAACTAACTTTATTGAACGCAATCTATCGTGTTTTAATTAA
- a CDS encoding Dabb family protein: MIKHIVLFQVKPIDNKESKLQEIKEGLLGLKEKVSVLKSIEVGLNCNPAEKFDIALTTTFDNMEDLETYAKHPDHLAVGKVLREVLEARSCVDYEY; the protein is encoded by the coding sequence ATGATTAAGCACATTGTTCTGTTTCAAGTGAAACCAATTGATAATAAAGAAAGCAAACTACAGGAAATTAAAGAAGGCTTATTAGGTTTGAAAGAAAAAGTAAGCGTTTTAAAATCGATTGAAGTGGGATTAAACTGTAATCCGGCTGAAAAATTCGACATCGCTCTTACTACAACTTTCGATAATATGGAAGATTTGGAAACCTATGCTAAACACCCCGATCATTTAGCTGTTGGAAAAGTACTTCGCGAAGTTTTAGAAGCCAGATCGTGTGTTGATTATGAGTACTAG
- the lysA gene encoding diaminopimelate decarboxylase produces the protein MKFNFPVKTLNNINTPFYFYDMELLNATLDAVATEAGRYGFKVHYAVKANANDRILKAIESKGFGADCVSGAEVQKAIDCGFSSEGVVFAGVGKADWEINLGLDNNIACFNVESIPELEIIDELAGKKGKVAKVALRINPNVNANTHHYITTGLNENKFGINQWDLEKVVKKLAELTNVELEGIHFHIGSQITDLQSFRELCVRVNELQKWFVSQQIMPKVVNVGGGLGISYEEPDEQSIPDFKSYFALFDELMELMPGQELHFELGRSLVGQCASLLTKVLYIKEGVQTNFAIVDAGMSDLIRPALYQAYHKIENLTSTGEEEKYDVVGPICESSDCFGKAVSLPKTKRGDLIALRSAGAYGEVMANQYNLRTLPQAYYSDSI, from the coding sequence ATGAAATTTAATTTTCCGGTTAAAACCTTGAATAACATAAATACTCCATTTTATTTTTATGATATGGAGTTGTTGAATGCTACTTTGGATGCTGTTGCAACCGAAGCTGGTAGGTATGGTTTCAAAGTGCATTATGCTGTAAAGGCTAATGCCAATGATCGAATACTAAAGGCTATTGAAAGTAAAGGTTTTGGTGCAGATTGTGTGAGTGGAGCCGAAGTGCAGAAAGCCATCGATTGTGGATTCTCTTCAGAAGGGGTTGTTTTTGCCGGTGTTGGAAAAGCTGATTGGGAAATCAACTTAGGATTGGATAATAATATTGCTTGTTTCAACGTTGAGTCTATTCCTGAGCTCGAAATTATTGATGAATTAGCAGGTAAAAAAGGAAAAGTGGCTAAGGTTGCTTTGCGTATTAATCCGAACGTAAATGCCAATACTCATCATTATATCACAACCGGATTAAACGAAAATAAGTTTGGTATCAATCAGTGGGATCTCGAAAAAGTAGTTAAAAAACTTGCTGAACTTACCAATGTTGAGTTAGAAGGAATTCATTTTCATATCGGATCGCAAATAACAGATTTGCAATCTTTCAGAGAGTTATGTGTTAGGGTAAATGAGCTTCAGAAATGGTTTGTATCGCAGCAAATAATGCCTAAAGTTGTAAATGTAGGTGGTGGCCTAGGGATTAGTTACGAAGAGCCTGATGAGCAATCTATCCCTGATTTTAAAAGTTATTTTGCTCTTTTCGATGAATTGATGGAGTTGATGCCAGGTCAGGAATTACATTTCGAATTAGGTAGATCATTGGTGGGACAATGTGCTTCGTTACTTACAAAAGTTTTGTACATCAAAGAAGGTGTTCAAACAAACTTTGCAATAGTTGATGCGGGAATGAGCGATCTTATTCGTCCTGCATTGTATCAGGCATACCATAAAATTGAAAACTTGACTTCTACGGGAGAGGAAGAGAAGTATGATGTGGTAGGCCCCATTTGTGAATCGAGCGATTGCTTTGGTAAAGCGGTTAGTTTACCAAAAACAAAACGTGGTGATTTAATTGCCCTTCGTTCAGCCGGTGCATATGGCGAGGTAATGGCTAATCAGTATAACTTACGAACATTGCCTCAAGCATATTATTCTGACAGCATTTAA
- a CDS encoding aspartate kinase, which produces MRVLKFGGTSVGSAKRMKEVADLVSDERRKIVVLSAMSGTTNGLVEIANYLYKKNHEGANEVINQLEQKYYAEVEALYSTDEYKQKGVELIKSHFEYLKSFTIDMFTVFEEKTILAQGELISTAMFHYYLEEAGKDSVLLPALDFMRTDKNNEPDNAYIKEHLVNILDQHKDKTIFITQGYICRNAFGEVDNLQRGGSDYSASLIGAACNAEEIEIWTDIDGMHNNDPRFVENTKSIEELSYDEAAELAYFGAKILHPTSVLPAKLANIPVHLLNTMQPDARGTLISSHQRKHRMAAIAAKDGITAIKIKSGRMLLAYGFLRKVFEIFESYKTPIDMITTSEVGVSVTIDENKHLDEIVTDLKKYGTVEVDSDQVIICVVGDLVAENKGYANKIFDALKDISIRMISYGGSNYNVSILINAQDKKRALNLLSDNLFN; this is translated from the coding sequence ATGAGAGTACTCAAATTTGGTGGAACATCGGTTGGGTCAGCAAAGCGCATGAAAGAAGTGGCTGATCTTGTTTCTGATGAACGAAGGAAGATTGTGGTTTTATCAGCCATGTCTGGAACAACGAATGGTTTGGTTGAAATAGCCAATTATTTATATAAGAAGAACCATGAAGGTGCCAATGAAGTAATTAATCAACTGGAGCAGAAGTATTATGCAGAAGTGGAAGCTTTATATTCAACAGATGAATATAAGCAGAAAGGTGTTGAGTTGATTAAGTCTCATTTTGAATATCTGAAGTCGTTTACTATTGATATGTTTACAGTTTTCGAGGAGAAAACAATATTGGCACAAGGCGAGTTAATTTCAACAGCCATGTTTCATTATTATCTTGAGGAGGCTGGAAAAGATTCAGTTTTGTTGCCTGCTCTCGATTTTATGAGAACTGATAAAAATAATGAGCCAGACAATGCTTATATAAAAGAGCACTTAGTAAATATTTTGGATCAGCATAAGGATAAAACTATTTTTATAACACAAGGTTATATTTGTAGAAATGCTTTTGGCGAAGTTGATAATTTACAACGAGGAGGAAGTGACTATTCAGCATCGTTGATAGGTGCGGCTTGTAATGCGGAAGAGATAGAGATATGGACAGATATTGATGGTATGCATAACAACGATCCTCGATTTGTTGAAAATACAAAATCAATTGAGGAACTATCGTATGATGAAGCTGCTGAGCTAGCTTATTTTGGAGCTAAAATTCTGCATCCAACAAGTGTATTGCCTGCTAAATTGGCTAATATTCCGGTTCATCTATTAAATACAATGCAGCCCGATGCAAGAGGTACATTGATTTCGTCTCATCAGCGTAAGCATCGTATGGCAGCTATTGCTGCAAAAGATGGAATAACAGCCATTAAAATCAAGTCGGGACGAATGTTATTGGCATACGGATTTCTTAGAAAAGTATTTGAGATATTCGAGAGCTATAAAACTCCTATTGATATGATTACAACCTCAGAGGTTGGTGTTTCGGTTACGATTGATGAAAATAAGCATTTGGATGAGATTGTAACCGATCTAAAAAAATATGGTACTGTTGAAGTTGATAGCGATCAGGTTATAATATGTGTAGTTGGAGATCTAGTAGCTGAAAATAAAGGGTATGCTAATAAAATATTTGATGCTTTAAAAGATATTTCTATTAGAATGATTTCGTACGGAGGAAGTAATTATAACGTATCGATATTGATTAATGCACAAGATAAAAAGAGGGCTTTAAACCTGTTGAGTGATAATTTATTTAATTAA
- a CDS encoding type I phosphomannose isomerase catalytic subunit: MSKLYPIKFQPILKDKIWGGHKLELLLNKKISPLPNAGESWEISGVPGNVSVVSNGFLAGNTLSEIIEIYMGDLVGDKVFQKFGEEFPLLIKFIDANDVLSIQVHPDDALAKERHNSFGKTEMWYVMQADKGAQLISGFSKELDKKEYLAKLEANEVESIMASHEVAPGDVFFIPAGRVHAIGKGILLAEIQQTSDVTYRIYDFNRKDDQGNTRELHTDEAVDAIDYTYVAEPKSKYAVEPNQVNEVVKSDYFITNVLELDKTVKKDFYGLDSFLIYMCVEGSAEILYNGDLSESISMGETVLIPADLKEINIKPNGKARLIEVHL; encoded by the coding sequence ATGAGTAAATTGTATCCAATCAAGTTTCAACCAATCTTGAAAGATAAGATATGGGGAGGTCATAAACTTGAATTATTATTGAATAAAAAGATTTCACCACTTCCTAATGCAGGTGAAAGTTGGGAGATTTCAGGGGTTCCAGGTAATGTATCAGTTGTTTCAAATGGATTTTTAGCAGGAAATACCCTTTCCGAAATCATCGAAATATATATGGGTGATTTAGTAGGCGATAAGGTGTTCCAGAAATTTGGTGAAGAGTTTCCATTATTGATAAAATTTATCGATGCTAATGATGTATTGAGTATTCAGGTGCATCCAGATGATGCATTAGCTAAAGAGCGTCATAACTCTTTTGGTAAAACCGAAATGTGGTATGTTATGCAAGCTGATAAGGGTGCGCAGCTTATTTCTGGTTTTAGCAAAGAACTTGATAAAAAAGAATATTTGGCAAAATTGGAAGCTAATGAGGTAGAGTCAATTATGGCATCTCACGAAGTGGCTCCAGGTGATGTGTTCTTTATTCCAGCAGGTAGAGTACATGCAATTGGGAAAGGAATTTTGTTGGCCGAAATTCAGCAAACATCTGATGTTACCTATCGTATATACGATTTTAATCGTAAAGATGATCAGGGAAATACTCGTGAGTTACATACCGACGAAGCGGTTGATGCAATTGATTATACCTATGTTGCAGAACCTAAAAGTAAATATGCGGTTGAGCCAAATCAAGTAAATGAAGTTGTTAAAAGCGATTATTTTATTACTAATGTATTAGAGTTGGATAAAACCGTGAAGAAAGATTTTTATGGTTTAGATTCATTTTTGATCTATATGTGCGTTGAGGGATCTGCTGAAATTCTTTATAATGGTGATCTGTCTGAGAGTATTTCAATGGGTGAAACCGTTTTGATTCCTGCGGATTTGAAAGAAATTAACATCAAACCTAATGGAAAAGCTCGTTTAATCGAGGTGCATTTGTAA
- the yihA gene encoding ribosome biogenesis GTP-binding protein YihA/YsxC has protein sequence MEVLEAAFLKSSSNVKQCPKPDKPEYAFIGRSNVGKSSLINKICNRKALAKTSSTPGKTQLINHFTINNDAWYLVDLPGYGYAKVSKKLRSGFSKIILDYIGNRESMMCLFILIDSRIPMQKADIDFMNLMVENGVPISIIFTKTDKLNKTQYAENMEAYKKGLLDYWEELPPIFYSSAVNGEGTNEILSFIEELNDKW, from the coding sequence ATGGAAGTATTAGAAGCCGCATTTTTAAAAAGTAGCTCCAACGTAAAACAATGTCCAAAACCCGACAAACCTGAATACGCCTTTATTGGCCGTTCTAATGTTGGCAAATCATCATTAATAAATAAAATTTGTAATCGTAAGGCGCTAGCCAAAACATCTTCCACTCCTGGAAAAACACAACTGATCAATCATTTTACTATTAACAACGATGCCTGGTATCTCGTTGACCTTCCAGGATACGGATATGCTAAGGTTTCAAAGAAACTTCGCTCAGGCTTTAGTAAAATCATTCTCGACTACATTGGTAATCGTGAAAGTATGATGTGCTTATTTATTTTAATCGACTCACGTATACCCATGCAAAAGGCAGATATTGATTTTATGAATCTTATGGTTGAAAACGGCGTACCCATCTCAATCATTTTTACAAAAACCGACAAACTTAACAAAACTCAATATGCCGAGAACATGGAAGCCTATAAAAAAGGTTTACTAGATTATTGGGAAGAGCTACCTCCCATCTTTTATTCATCGGCAGTTAATGGAGAAGGCACTAACGAAATACTCTCATTTATAGAAGAATTAAACGACAAATGGTAA